Proteins encoded by one window of Superficieibacter sp. HKU1:
- the rsmG gene encoding 16S rRNA (guanine(527)-N(7))-methyltransferase RsmG — translation MLNKLSRLLDKAGISLSDHQKNQLVAYVDMLHKWNKAYNLTSVRDPNEMLVRHILDSVVVAPYLEGTRFIDVGTGPGLPGIPLSIVRPEAQFTLLDSLGKRVRFLRQVQHELKLDNVQPVQSRVEEFPAEPPFDGVISRAFASLTDMVQWCHHLPGEKGRFYALKGQLPDDEISQLPVEFAVESVIKLRVPELEGERHLVLLTHNKI, via the coding sequence GTGCTGAACAAACTCTCTCGTCTGCTGGACAAAGCAGGGATTTCGCTCTCCGATCACCAGAAAAACCAGCTAGTTGCCTATGTCGATATGCTGCACAAGTGGAATAAAGCCTACAACCTCACGTCGGTACGCGATCCGAACGAGATGCTGGTTCGCCATATTCTCGACAGCGTCGTTGTTGCGCCTTATCTCGAAGGGACGCGTTTTATTGATGTGGGCACCGGGCCAGGGCTACCGGGGATCCCGCTATCCATCGTGCGTCCTGAGGCACAATTCACTTTGCTGGATAGCCTGGGTAAACGCGTCCGTTTTCTTCGTCAGGTACAGCACGAACTGAAGCTGGATAACGTACAGCCAGTCCAGAGCAGGGTAGAGGAATTCCCCGCTGAGCCACCTTTTGACGGCGTCATCAGCCGGGCGTTCGCTTCACTGACGGATATGGTGCAGTGGTGTCATCACCTGCCGGGCGAGAAAGGGCGATTTTACGCACTAAAAGGTCAATTACCTGACGACGAGATTTCGCAGCTTCCCGTTGAATTTGCTGTCGAATCGGTAATTAAACTGCGGGTTCCTGAACTTGAAGGCGAGCGTCATCTTGTGCTTTTAACCCACAATAAAATTTAA